In one Aricia agestis chromosome 21, ilAriAges1.1, whole genome shotgun sequence genomic region, the following are encoded:
- the LOC121737541 gene encoding uncharacterized protein LOC121737541 produces the protein MVPHYLTILLLAAAVAARSTQEVASEDNILGDIKVAYETYKDCGDKDLFHCLKRKLAKSLTRLSKSEEISLLNGVTITKNEGAVEKVEEEAIPRGLDESSLDNLILDKIVGFMQTHTIQVKFPSSEELARSLGEERGRRKKLAPLLAIPLLIGGMMVPLAFGALALLAGKALIVSKLALVLAGIIGLKKLLSSSGSGEAHEVVVSAGHGGAGWSRSMESGNDLAYNAYKPQ, from the exons ATGGTACCTCACTACCTTACCATACTGCTGCTAGCGGCGGCCGTCGCAGCCAGGTCTACCCAGGAGGTAGCCTCGGAGGACAACATCCTAGGGGACATCAAAGTTGCATACGAGACATACAAAGACTGCGGGGATAAGGACCTGTTCCATTGCCTGAAGAGGAAGCTCGCGAAATCCCTCACCAGGTTATCTAAGAGTGAGGAGATCTCACTGCTCAATGGTGTCACCATCACCAAGAATGAGGGTGCGGTGGAAAAGGTGGAGGAGGAGGCTATCCCCCGAGGTCTGGACGAGAGCTCCCTGGACAATCTTATCCTGGACAAAATCGTTGGATTCATGCAGACTCATACCATTCAg GTCAAATTCCCCAGCAGCGAGGAGCTGGCCCGCAGCCTCGGGGAGGAACGAGGCAGGAGGAAGAAGCTGGCCCCACTCCTGGCCATCCCCCTCCTCATCGGAGGCATGATGGTGCCCCTGGCCTTCGGAGCCCTGGCACTCCTCGCGGGCAAGGCCCTCATCGTGTCCAAACTGGCCTTGGTCCTGGCTGGTATCATTGGGCTGAAGAAGCTCCTGTCTTCGAGTGGAAGTGGAGAAGCGCACGAGGTGGTGGTATCGGCTGGACACGGCGGCGCAGGCTGGAGCAG gtCTATGGAAAGTGGCAATGACTTAGCATACAACGCTTACAAGCCCCAGTAA